In the genome of Bacteroidota bacterium, the window ATTTTTCCTGCACCCGGAGGATTTGTGTTTAGCGTAACATTTACCTGTCCGGTCAAGCTGAAAAGGTCCTGAATATAATTTCTGGCATACAGTGGGCGGTTGTTTACAAATTCAACCACAGTATCAATATTGCTGTACCATTCCGACATGGACGCACTTCCATATCCGCTGCCCTGCCATCTCAGCAGTGCCCGTGGCATTTCGGCTGCAATGGAATCCCTCATACCATTAATAAGCTGGTTCATGTTGGCCGGAAGAAAAATGGTATTTATCAAATCAGCATAGCGATTGATAAAATACGTTTTAAATTCATTATTCTGAAGAAGCTTTTTTAGCATGGTCGAATGATCATTTGTGAGCGTGGTATTCACCGCCTCTGAAAGCTTATCCCTTTCATAATTACATCTGATCCACGCCCAGTTGAATCCCAGTGCTATATCAAGGTCCGATAATATATAACGCCACTTGCTATTGGGCTTTCGCTCCCGCCACAGTTTTATATTATTTATGCAGTAGCCTATCCAGTCGTCGTTTATATAATATGTCTCTGCAATGAAATAATCAGTAAAATTGTTAACATCCAGCATTGATTTGGCAATATTATAATTTGTAGATGTAGAAATATCATTATTGGCAATGAAATTATACATATTGCTGTAGGCATCCATGTTGCCCGACTCGACAAATACCCCGGTATTGTAGTCATTTCTGACCATATCAACACTATCGTGATTGGCTCCATGGTTTTCTTCTGGAAAATATTTATCGTTCTTCTCTCTGATATTATAAATTCCCCAGTATACCCCGTTAATATAGGCTATGCATGGCCTGTATGCATTCCAGTCTGCGTCTGTGTTGCGAACCGCTTTTTGCTCCAGCGCATCCCTGAAATAGGTGTAAAACCAGTCGTTTCCCGAATTCCTGAGAACAAAACTTTTAAATGAGTGAATATCCTTATCGGGGAATAAGGGGTAATTGATGTAGGAGCTGTCAAGCCATGAATCTGTTTGCATGCGGAAGCTTTTTTGAGGAAAGCTGCAGGAATACCCACCGTACATATTCATGGTTGCTTCGAGTTCGAAACGCTGTTTCCCCATGGGGGCAAAGCATTCGATATGACATTCCCTTTGCCAGTTCTCCGAATAGTTATCATATATTCCTGTCGGACCCCACAGATTGGTAGAATCGGTACTGATTGAAATAGTGGTCAGTGTGGTGTTTTCGTTTATCAAATACGTGTTGGTCGCGGTTAGTCCGGGCAGATACCCTGAAGGTCCAAAACCTTTTGCCCTCAGCACGGTTGTTGTGTCCACCGCAACGGGAGCGGTATATAAAGGATCTGTCACTTTAGGGATACTTCCGTTGACTGTATAATGTATCTCGGCTCCCGCCAGGGATGAGGAAATACTGATATATTGTGCTCCGCTGTAAAAGCCCGGGGCAAGAGAAAATGTTGGTTTTGGTGAATATCCCGAATAGCAGCTGCTCGAATTGTTGCTTTGATGGGGCGTTGGAATATCTGTTATACACCATGAAGAAAATCCGTCAGGGATTCTGGCCAGAGCGTTTCCGGTGGCAATATATCCACTGAATTTTTGATCTGCAATCACACCTGCGGGCGTTGTCAATACTATGGTTTCTCCATTAATATCAATTTTGAAATCGGTATGCAGATATCCGTAAGCAGAATCGCTGAACCATACCGGTGGCGGACTGAACAAAACAGAATTATCGCTTATCCCAAAACTCAAAAATGGAATAGCTGACAGGTCCGAAGAATTCGTGTCAATGTTATAAACCTGTATGTCGAGAACATTATTGCCGTTTACTAAAAGGCTTTTCAGTAGCGTTTGATTAATCGTATAGTTTTCAGGAGTGCCGCCCTGGTACATTTGTGCTTCATGTGAAGCAGTGGCATTGGTATTATAGGGTGGAGGTGTTCCTGATACATTATTTCGGGCAATCTCCGTTCCGTTAAGATAAGCAACGAAACCGTCATCATAATCAATGCTGAAAATTGCGCTGCCGATTTTTGAAGTATCAGCAATATTAAATGTTTTGCGCAGATATACTGAAAGTGTCCCAACGGGAACCAACGTACTGTCATCGCCATCACCATAACCGAAACCGCCTTTTCCCAGTGGCCATCCGCTGTCATTAAAATTAATGTCTTTCCAGTTCGACGGTGGCTCTGATGTTCCAATAAAATAGCGCCAGTAATCATAAGAAAATACAGATGTTTCCCAGTGGTTAATTATTTTCTTGCGATTTTTACCTGATGTGAATACAAATACGTAATCATGAGGCTGTATTGAAACACCGGGAAAGGTCCATTTATAGGGCTTTGCCTGATCGTCAGTCAAACCGTAATTATTCAAATCAACGGCAGCATTACCGGTATTAAATAATTCTATCCAGCCCTGATACTCGCCATCCTCATCTTTTATGGTGTTCGTATCAGACGATTGAACTTCGTTTATTAAAACCTGAGCGGATAAAGTGTAAGAAAAAATACAGAATAGTATTGTTAGAAGTTTAGTGTATCTCATTTTCATAATTTCTCTTGAATAACGGAACGGCATTATTTGTAATGGATTATTGCTGGGCGCCCGCTTTGTTGAGCAATAACAGGCGCGTCTGCCTTTGAGCTCCTCAGCCTTGTACTCATTTCTTTTGCAGTAAATTCAGTATTGAACGCGCTGTTACCTTGGAATTACTATTTTATCTGAAATAGCTTCATCATATTTTTCTTTAAACAAGGTAATTTTTTCTAAATTCAAATTTCCATCCAGGTCAAATACACCTTCATTAAACAAAAACGAAATACATGTTTTAGGGCTGTAGTACCTGGCAATTTCAACTTTAATTTTTTGTTTCAGGAAATTATAGATGATGAAATTATCTTTATCTGCGTCAGGTCCTTCCTTAATAGTGCCTTGGTTTTCTTTTATAAAAATAAGCTCTTCATTGGTTTTCATATCACAAAGACTGAAGCCATATTTGGCAGCTTTATAGATAAAAACTTCTTTTTCGTTAATGGTAACTTTGCCCTGTTTAATTTTAACGGTTTGTGCGGACAAAGCAGTTGGTAGCGTTATTATACAAAACACAACAATCATTATTTTGCGGAAGGATGCTGATGGTTTTTTCATGAATTTAGATGTTAGTTGTATTCGGGAGACTCAGATTTGAAGAACAGCTTGAATTGAAATTTGAAAGTTGTCCCCTGCCTGCTTACAAGCAGCAACCCCGCTTAAGGCGAGGGCAGTTTGTGATTGTAAATATAGCAAAATCCTAAAACTTATATAATATTTAAGCTTTAAGGGAAGTTGGAGTTCGCTTTTTGGTCAGGTTTGGTTCAGTGGTTTTTACAACCATAGTCTTTATCAACCAAATGTAGTCTGTTCAATGTCATTCGTGGTTTTCCTGCCCGGCCGTATTATGTTGTAAGCATGCGAAGCAGGTGCTTACAATCATTCGACAGAAAATAATACACCCTGCATTATCATGGCATCTTTTGATTTGATGCTTCTTTCATTTTCAACTTTTGGGTTTAGAATAGTCCGTCCGTCCTTTAACACAATCCTGTTTACTTTCACATAGAATGATACAGACTCCCGACTTAGCAGAATGTCTTTAATATAATCTGTAGCAAACGTGAATCCGCAAAAGCTTTTTCTAACAATTTCGGTATTTTTATAAAAGGTAACATCATAACAAATACTGTCGATTGCGATTTCCCCAGCCGCTGTTTTATAAAATGCAATCAACGTTGTGAGTGAATCAAATGTTGTAAATTTCATGTTCCGGCCACGGTCATTGGCGAGAATCACAGCAGTACCATTTACGAT includes:
- a CDS encoding lamin tail domain-containing protein, yielding MRYTKLLTILFCIFSYTLSAQVLINEVQSSDTNTIKDEDGEYQGWIELFNTGNAAVDLNNYGLTDDQAKPYKWTFPGVSIQPHDYVFVFTSGKNRKKIINHWETSVFSYDYWRYFIGTSEPPSNWKDINFNDSGWPLGKGGFGYGDGDDSTLVPVGTLSVYLRKTFNIADTSKIGSAIFSIDYDDGFVAYLNGTEIARNNVSGTPPPYNTNATASHEAQMYQGGTPENYTINQTLLKSLLVNGNNVLDIQVYNIDTNSSDLSAIPFLSFGISDNSVLFSPPPVWFSDSAYGYLHTDFKIDINGETIVLTTPAGVIADQKFSGYIATGNALARIPDGFSSWCITDIPTPHQSNNSSSCYSGYSPKPTFSLAPGFYSGAQYISISSSLAGAEIHYTVNGSIPKVTDPLYTAPVAVDTTTVLRAKGFGPSGYLPGLTATNTYLINENTTLTTISISTDSTNLWGPTGIYDNYSENWQRECHIECFAPMGKQRFELEATMNMYGGYSCSFPQKSFRMQTDSWLDSSYINYPLFPDKDIHSFKSFVLRNSGNDWFYTYFRDALEQKAVRNTDADWNAYRPCIAYINGVYWGIYNIREKNDKYFPEENHGANHDSVDMVRNDYNTGVFVESGNMDAYSNMYNFIANNDISTSTNYNIAKSMLDVNNFTDYFIAETYYINDDWIGYCINNIKLWRERKPNSKWRYILSDLDIALGFNWAWIRCNYERDKLSEAVNTTLTNDHSTMLKKLLQNNEFKTYFINRYADLINTIFLPANMNQLINGMRDSIAAEMPRALLRWQGSGYGSASMSEWYSNIDTVVEFVNNRPLYARNYIQDLFSLTGQVNVTLNTNPPGAGKIKISTVIPDSLPWTGVYFNGNPVTITAIPNPGYTFLNWQPNTSIPSGNTNQSITLNIAYSEPFVANFAGSPAQAKITFSEINYHSDPGRNAGDWIELHNYGSTSLDISDWYFQDENFYNKYIFPTGTVVPQNGYFVLSSDTSLFISRFPALHPDGYLSFNFSNSGEKLSLFDNFGNPVKVVIYDDSIPWPKCADGYGRTLELKSDSANLNDGHNWFGGCIEGSPGAPFSACNEPIIFSEVNYNSSSTADAGDWAEIHNTTAYPIDLSGWKFTDDNDQHIFTIQPNTVLQGKGYLVLFRDSLKFTSQHPLVTDKCGPFSFGLSSAGDILRLYNPLSGINFSMAYDVIQPWPVLANGGGYTLEHDTTKNDFSDGTSWFAGCPGGSPGEPYSSPCSASVHEQSSIISIRIYPNPAQENLMIDYTLDKDSYFILCDILGTQRKSITLDSGAKTERIILTGLPDGFYVYSICDKNGNKIKTGKLIIQK